The nucleotide sequence TCCGCGAGGCTGGTGCGCCAGAAGCAGTAATAGCCTGTCAGCAACCGAACGCGAGGAGCTAGATTCACATCGGCGCGGGGATGTATGACTAAGACGTTGGAAGAGCCTACATTGTCGACAAACCCGTAGTAGATAGCCCGTGGATACAAGGGGTTGAACGTATGTAGCTCGCTGTCCGAGGGGTTATGGTCGCCGCTGGCAACGGCCCCTTGCAGGGTGAATACGGGCTGGCGTTTCAAGTCCGGGACGGTGTAGGCCACCAGTTGGGCCACCTTCCACGCCTTGATTGTGGTGCCGGCAAACCGGCCGAGCTGCCCTTCAACTACCGTGATACCGTTCCAGCGCCCGCGCTTGTAGTACAGGGAAGCGCCGGCGGTGTGCCGTTTTTCCGAGCCAGTGCCTTGGTTGAAGCGAGTCGGCTCGCGGTTGACGTAGAGGTAGAACGCGTCCAGGCGAGTGAATAAATGGTGCTGGTAGGTATGGGTCAGCCAACCGCCTAGCAGATACTGCGACCGGTCACGCTCATCATCTAAGAAGCCAGGGTTGTTGCGTACCAGCCACAGGGCTAGGCCGTCGAGCCGCGTGGTGCCTAGGTAGGCCATTGCTTTCGCGCCTATAAAAGAGCGTCGCACGTTGGCGTCGCGGATATCCAGTAGCGTGCCCTGCCCATATTGTAATAGCTGCTTACCCAGGCGCAAAACCAAGTGCGCCCGGGGAGCGGGCGACCAGGAGAATTCGGTGAAGAGTTGATTGAAGCTGAGCTTGTTGATATCCTGTACCGGTCGTGGCCCGCCCGTGCGCCCCGAAATCAAGCTGCTATTGAGTTCGGCATAAGCGCGTACATGCCGGCTCCAGCGCACATCGGCGTAGCCGATAACCCGGTGCAGCAGGTAGCCATTCTGGTCTTCCGGCCCCAACCCCCAGTAGTAAGTTTGGTAGTTGTCATACGTCTCGCGCAGGTGCAAACCGTAACCCATAAAGCCCCGGTTAGCGCGAATGGGCAAGTGTTTTAGCCGGGAGACAAACTGGTTGGACAACGAGTCTTTCGCGGCTGGCCAGTACTCCTCGGCTGAGTTAGCGAGGTGGCCCGTCGCCGTGAAGTCCCCCCTATTGACCTGCGCGGCTACCTCTCCTATTCCGACCAGCTGTAGGGTGGCGGCTAGCACGAGCGGCGCTACCCGTTTTGGCTTACTCTTGATTCTTGCAG is from Hymenobacter tibetensis and encodes:
- a CDS encoding alginate export family protein — its product is MMAARIKSKPKRVAPLVLAATLQLVGIGEVAAQVNRGDFTATGHLANSAEEYWPAAKDSLSNQFVSRLKHLPIRANRGFMGYGLHLRETYDNYQTYYWGLGPEDQNGYLLHRVIGYADVRWSRHVRAYAELNSSLISGRTGGPRPVQDINKLSFNQLFTEFSWSPAPRAHLVLRLGKQLLQYGQGTLLDIRDANVRRSFIGAKAMAYLGTTRLDGLALWLVRNNPGFLDDERDRSQYLLGGWLTHTYQHHLFTRLDAFYLYVNREPTRFNQGTGSEKRHTAGASLYYKRGRWNGITVVEGQLGRFAGTTIKAWKVAQLVAYTVPDLKRQPVFTLQGAVASGDHNPSDSELHTFNPLYPRAIYYGFVDNVGSSNVLVIHPRADVNLAPRVRLLTGYYCFWRTSLADGVYGPSGVLLLPAVDSGRLVGDMYDTVLSYSPTPALTLQATGVYFRRGPYLLKQPGLTTDMYYGGLRLTVRI